A DNA window from Candidatus Woesearchaeota archaeon contains the following coding sequences:
- a CDS encoding TrmB family transcriptional regulator — MIVDKEFLNKLKDFGLNAYESKLWTALLSRGVSTAGELSDIANVPRSRSYDVLESLEKKGFIVMKLGKPINYVAVPPHEVLERVKKKIVENAQREQKMIEELKRSEVLEELSALHSQGIEMVDPTEISGAIKGRSNLYSHIEHMIKNAEKSITIMTTEEGFLRKAESFKHLLKRAKEKGVDIKIAAPVTKKTQQLAEELKDIAQIRHIKDIKGRFVLVDKKQITFMLVDDAQVHPSYDSGVWLNTPFFAEALSEFFHREWARQ, encoded by the coding sequence ATGATTGTCGATAAAGAATTTTTGAACAAGCTCAAAGACTTCGGACTCAACGCATACGAGTCAAAACTCTGGACAGCGCTTCTCTCAAGAGGTGTATCAACAGCGGGTGAACTCTCAGACATTGCAAACGTACCACGATCACGCTCATACGACGTTCTTGAATCCTTGGAGAAAAAAGGTTTTATTGTAATGAAGTTGGGAAAACCCATCAACTACGTTGCAGTTCCACCGCATGAAGTTCTCGAACGCGTCAAAAAGAAAATTGTTGAAAATGCTCAAAGAGAGCAGAAAATGATAGAAGAACTCAAGCGCTCAGAAGTACTCGAAGAACTCTCCGCTCTTCACTCACAAGGAATTGAAATGGTTGATCCCACCGAAATTTCCGGTGCAATCAAAGGACGATCAAATCTGTACTCACACATTGAACATATGATAAAAAACGCGGAGAAAAGCATCACGATCATGACCACAGAAGAAGGATTCTTAAGAAAAGCAGAGTCCTTCAAACACCTTCTCAAGCGAGCAAAAGAAAAAGGTGTTGATATTAAAATCGCAGCACCTGTTACCAAAAAAACGCAGCAACTAGCAGAGGAGCTCAAAGATATTGCGCAAATCAGACACATAAAGGATATCAAAGGAAGATTTGTACTTGTTGACAAGAAGCAAATAACATTCATGCTTGTTGACGATGCTCAAGTGCACCCCTCATATGATTCAGGTGTTTGGCTTAATACACCATTCTTCGCAGAAGCACTCTCAGAATTCTTCCACAGGGAGTGGGCAAGACAGTAG
- a CDS encoding DUF192 domain-containing protein, with the protein MVCDLRKWFDVRILHSALSQSKGFMFERPAKKALVFVFKKPKRVVFHMWFVFGPIDLIELDATKRVLFVKEQFRPWQVYCLRFASTYVVEVPAGSARKLGIAKGKTLKW; encoded by the coding sequence ATGGTCTGTGATCTACGTAAGTGGTTTGATGTACGCATTCTTCACTCGGCACTTTCTCAATCAAAGGGATTTATGTTTGAACGACCTGCAAAAAAGGCGTTGGTTTTTGTTTTTAAAAAACCAAAACGAGTGGTATTTCACATGTGGTTTGTATTTGGGCCGATCGATCTGATCGAACTTGATGCTACAAAGAGAGTTCTTTTTGTGAAGGAACAATTCCGCCCTTGGCAGGTGTATTGCTTGCGTTTTGCATCAACCTACGTAGTAGAAGTACCTGCAGGTTCTGCAAGGAAGTTGGGGATTGCAAAAGGAAAGACTTTGAAGTGGTAG
- a CDS encoding TATA-box-binding protein has translation MTKDITIVNIVVSSALGKDVPLEKMAATLSNTEYNPEQFPGLVFRIKEPKTSALIFNSGKIVCTGAKNLEEVRQSIREIIKSLEKINIIIEEEPDFTIQNMVASGSIGMDLNLNTLAMKLQNTEYEPEQFPGLVYKVNIEPEGKKSYSATFLLFSNGKIVCTGTKSEEQVHESVGVLIENLKKVK, from the coding sequence ATGACAAAAGATATTACCATTGTAAACATTGTCGTCTCATCGGCATTAGGAAAAGATGTGCCATTAGAAAAAATGGCAGCAACACTCTCCAACACAGAGTATAACCCAGAACAATTCCCCGGACTTGTTTTTCGCATTAAAGAACCAAAAACATCAGCACTTATTTTTAACTCAGGAAAAATAGTTTGCACCGGTGCGAAAAACCTTGAAGAAGTACGCCAATCAATTCGAGAAATCATCAAAAGTCTTGAAAAAATCAATATCATCATTGAAGAAGAACCAGATTTCACTATTCAAAACATGGTTGCAAGCGGGTCTATAGGTATGGATCTTAACCTTAACACCCTTGCCATGAAATTACAAAACACAGAATACGAACCTGAACAATTCCCCGGACTTGTCTACAAAGTAAACATTGAACCTGAAGGAAAGAAAAGCTACAGTGCAACCTTCCTGCTCTTCTCAAACGGAAAAATAGTTTGTACAGGAACCAAAAGTGAAGAACAGGTCCACGAATCCGTGGGTGTTCTTATAGAAAACCTCAAGAAAGTCAAGTAA
- a CDS encoding AAA family ATPase yields the protein MDASQQIQEFADFLESYYYTAVLENIRQGKHFLNVDFSLLSRHSPELAELLLETPEEVLKAGELAIKNFPHQKKIKRFSLRFYNLPPSQTIAIRNIRAEHIGRMVCVEGIVRQKSDVRPQVTSARFECPSCGNILTIIQNDQKFKEPSRCGCGRKGKFKLIGKELADAQKIVLEESPESLEGGSQPKRLDFFMKYDLVAPLSDKKTNPGSKIRVTGVVIEIPIPARDGGQLTRYDLAIEVNHVESIEEDFDEIEITDEEKEKIEELASKENIVELLVKSIAPGIYGHEEIKEAIILQLMGGVKKVRDDGGINRGDMHVLLVGDPGAGKSQLIKRAQIVAPKSRYVSGKGASAAGLTASVVKDDFLKGWALEAGALVLANKGFAMIDEMDKMSKEDQSAMHEALEQQTVTIAKASIQATLRCETTVLAAANPKWGRFDPYEIVAKQIDMPPALISRFDLIFPVRDLPNKENDAKLAGFLLRVHQTSETTKPPIETELLRKFIAYARSRCKPRLSEEAITELQNYYVSMRNKGEESAHRSIPITARQLEALVRLSEASAKTRLSQEVEKQDAHRAIRLLDYCMRQIGVDPDTGEIDVDVIATGISSSSRNQIITIKELITELEGKVGKQIPVDDLVALAQERNIDADKVDELIEKLKRSGDIFEPKRGFIQKI from the coding sequence ATGGACGCATCACAACAAATACAGGAATTTGCAGATTTTCTCGAATCATATTACTACACAGCAGTTCTTGAAAATATTCGTCAAGGAAAACACTTCCTTAACGTAGATTTCTCCCTCTTATCACGCCACTCACCTGAACTTGCAGAGTTGCTCCTTGAAACACCTGAAGAAGTTCTCAAAGCAGGAGAGCTTGCCATTAAAAACTTTCCACACCAGAAAAAAATCAAACGATTTAGTCTGCGATTCTACAACCTTCCCCCCTCTCAAACCATTGCCATACGAAACATCAGAGCAGAACACATAGGTCGTATGGTTTGTGTTGAAGGAATAGTCCGTCAAAAATCAGATGTACGACCACAAGTAACCAGTGCACGCTTTGAATGTCCTAGTTGTGGAAACATTCTTACCATCATTCAAAACGACCAAAAATTCAAAGAACCCTCACGTTGTGGCTGCGGTCGAAAAGGAAAATTCAAACTCATAGGAAAAGAACTTGCTGATGCTCAAAAAATAGTTCTTGAAGAATCACCTGAATCACTCGAAGGAGGATCACAACCAAAACGCCTTGACTTCTTTATGAAATACGATCTCGTAGCCCCACTCTCAGACAAAAAAACAAACCCAGGATCGAAAATAAGAGTAACCGGAGTAGTTATTGAAATCCCTATTCCCGCAAGAGACGGCGGACAACTCACCCGCTACGATCTTGCAATAGAAGTTAATCATGTTGAAAGTATTGAAGAAGACTTTGATGAAATTGAAATCACAGATGAAGAAAAAGAAAAAATTGAAGAACTTGCTTCAAAAGAAAATATTGTTGAACTTCTTGTTAAAAGCATTGCTCCGGGAATTTACGGTCATGAAGAAATCAAGGAAGCAATCATCCTTCAACTCATGGGAGGGGTGAAAAAAGTAAGAGATGATGGTGGAATAAACAGAGGAGATATGCACGTACTCCTTGTAGGAGATCCGGGAGCAGGAAAATCTCAACTCATCAAACGAGCACAAATAGTAGCTCCAAAATCAAGATACGTCTCAGGAAAAGGAGCCTCAGCTGCAGGTCTTACCGCTTCAGTTGTTAAAGATGACTTCCTTAAAGGATGGGCGCTTGAAGCAGGAGCACTTGTCCTTGCAAACAAAGGGTTTGCAATGATTGACGAGATGGACAAGATGAGCAAAGAAGACCAATCAGCAATGCACGAAGCACTTGAACAACAAACCGTCACCATTGCAAAAGCAAGCATTCAAGCAACACTTCGTTGTGAAACCACCGTTCTTGCAGCAGCAAACCCAAAGTGGGGGCGATTTGACCCTTATGAAATAGTTGCAAAACAAATTGACATGCCCCCCGCACTTATCTCACGATTTGATCTTATCTTTCCCGTACGTGACCTTCCAAACAAGGAAAACGATGCAAAACTTGCAGGATTCTTACTAAGGGTTCATCAAACCAGTGAAACAACCAAACCACCCATTGAAACAGAACTTTTACGAAAATTCATCGCCTATGCAAGAAGCAGATGTAAGCCTCGCCTTAGCGAAGAAGCCATAACTGAATTACAAAACTACTACGTCTCCATGCGTAACAAGGGAGAAGAAAGTGCTCACAGATCAATCCCCATCACCGCACGCCAACTTGAAGCACTTGTAAGGCTCTCAGAAGCCTCTGCGAAGACAAGACTCTCGCAAGAAGTTGAAAAACAAGACGCGCATAGAGCAATACGCCTTCTTGACTACTGCATGCGACAAATCGGTGTTGATCCTGATACCGGTGAGATTGACGTAGACGTTATTGCAACAGGAATTAGTTCAAGCTCAAGAAATCAAATCATTACCATCAAAGAGCTCATCACAGAACTAGAAGGAAAAGTAGGAAAACAGATCCCTGTTGATGATCTCGTCGCACTCGCACAAGAACGTAACATTGACGCTGATAAAGTTGATGAATTAATTGAAAAACTCAAACGCTCAGGAGATATTTTCGAGCCAAAAAGAGGATTTATACAAAAAATCTAA
- a CDS encoding translation initiation factor IF-2 subunit beta, with protein MDYEALLEKARKELPESVTEAERFEIPKVKGHLQGNKTIISNFPQICDTLSRPPAHVLKFILRELGAPGDMKGNQLVIGTKLAASRINEKIRKYATEFVLCRKCGKPDTTIVKEGSISYLKCSACGAQHHVKTL; from the coding sequence ATGGATTACGAAGCACTGCTCGAAAAGGCAAGAAAAGAACTTCCTGAAAGCGTAACGGAAGCTGAGCGTTTTGAAATTCCCAAAGTAAAAGGACACTTACAAGGGAATAAAACCATTATTTCAAACTTCCCGCAAATCTGTGATACGCTTAGCAGACCGCCTGCGCATGTTCTCAAATTTATTCTTCGAGAACTTGGAGCTCCTGGCGATATGAAAGGAAACCAGCTCGTCATAGGAACAAAGCTTGCAGCTTCGCGTATTAATGAAAAAATAAGAAAGTATGCAACGGAGTTCGTTCTTTGTCGCAAATGCGGAAAACCTGATACAACAATTGTCAAAGAAGGCTCAATAAGTTATCTCAAATGTAGTGCTTGTGGGGCTCAACACCACGTGAAAACTTTGTAA